In Caldicellulosiruptor morganii, the following proteins share a genomic window:
- the rpoC gene encoding DNA-directed RNA polymerase subunit beta', producing MDLFNFDAIKISLASPEKIREWSRGEVKKPETINYRTLKPEKDGLFCEKIFGPTKDWECHCGKYKKVKYKGVVCDKCGVEVTKSKVRRERMGHIELAAPVSHIWYFKGVPSRMGLILDMTPRNLEKVLYFAAYVVIDPGDVPNLEKKQILSEKEYRELKEKYGDRFKAGMGAEAIKELLKEIDLDKLSKELREELEMATGQKKLKIIKRLEVVEAFRRSGNRPEWMILDVIPVIPPELRPMVQLDGGRFATSDLNDLYRRVINRNNRLKKLIDLGAPDIIIRNEKRMLQEAVDALIDNGRRGRPVTGPGNRALKSLSDMLKGKQGRFRQNLLGKRVDYSGRSVIVVGPELKIYQCGLPKEMALELFKPFVMKKLVEKGICNNIKNAKKAVERQRSEVWDILEEVIKDHPVLLNRAPTLHRLGIQAFEPVLVEGRAIRLHPLVCTAYNADFDGDQMAVHVPLSAEAQAEARFLMLSANNLLKPADGKPIVVPTQDMVLGIYYLTLEKKGDRGEGMIFSSEDEALLAYDHKAVGLHARIKVKRTVEKDGEVVSGIVETTVGKIILNQVIPQNLGFVDRSKKENWIKYEIDTLVDKKMLGKIIDRCIKVYGNTKTAEILDEIKELGFKFSTRGAITISVSDMVIPEVKQKLIAEAEQRVEEIEKLYRHGLISDEERYEQVITVWNETKDRITEELIQNLDEFNPIYMMANSGARGSKNQISQLAGMRGLMANPSGKTIEMPIKSNFREGLNVLEFFISTHGARKGLADTALRTADSGYLTRRLVDVAQDIIVREEDCGTSKGVWVEEIRDGTEVIETLEERIIGRYAAEDIVHPQTGEIIVRRNEVITDNNANRIVEAGIKSVYVRSVLECKTKYGVCAKCYGLDLGTGQPVNVGEAVGIIAAQAIGEPGTQLTMRTFHTGGIAGQDITQGLPRVEELFEARKPKGVAIISEIEGYVSIKEDKKKTITVRNDNGEERTYEVPYGARLKVNDGDYVKAGDELTEGSLNPHDLLRIKGPRGVQSYLLAEVQKVYKMQGVDINDKHIEIIIRQMMKKVKIEDAGDTELLPGDIVEIHRFEEENDRAIAESKRPALGRRVLLGITKAALSTESFLSAASFQETTRVLTDAAIKGKVDPLIGLKENVIIGKLIPAGTGMAKYRNIVVQEKV from the coding sequence ATGGATTTATTCAACTTTGATGCCATAAAGATTAGCCTTGCTTCTCCTGAAAAGATTAGAGAATGGTCAAGAGGCGAGGTAAAAAAACCCGAGACTATAAACTATAGAACATTGAAGCCCGAAAAAGATGGGCTTTTTTGTGAAAAGATTTTTGGTCCGACAAAGGACTGGGAGTGTCATTGTGGAAAGTACAAAAAAGTGAAATACAAAGGTGTTGTATGTGACAAATGCGGTGTTGAGGTAACAAAATCAAAAGTAAGACGTGAGAGAATGGGGCACATTGAACTTGCTGCCCCCGTCTCTCACATCTGGTATTTCAAAGGTGTACCAAGCAGAATGGGACTTATACTTGACATGACACCAAGAAACTTAGAAAAGGTCCTGTATTTTGCAGCGTATGTTGTAATTGACCCGGGCGATGTACCTAACTTAGAGAAGAAGCAGATTTTGTCTGAAAAAGAATACAGAGAGCTTAAAGAGAAATATGGTGACAGATTCAAAGCGGGAATGGGTGCAGAAGCTATAAAGGAGCTTTTAAAGGAAATAGATTTGGATAAGCTCTCAAAGGAGCTAAGAGAAGAGCTTGAAATGGCAACAGGGCAAAAGAAACTGAAAATAATAAAAAGGCTTGAAGTTGTTGAGGCGTTCAGAAGGTCAGGTAACAGACCCGAGTGGATGATATTAGACGTAATACCAGTAATTCCACCTGAGCTTCGCCCGATGGTGCAGCTTGATGGTGGGAGATTTGCAACATCTGACTTGAATGACCTTTACAGGAGAGTTATAAACAGAAATAATCGTTTGAAAAAGTTGATTGACCTGGGTGCGCCCGACATAATAATCAGAAATGAGAAGAGGATGCTTCAGGAAGCGGTTGACGCACTGATTGATAACGGAAGACGTGGCAGACCTGTCACAGGTCCAGGAAACAGAGCTCTTAAGTCTTTGTCTGATATGTTAAAAGGTAAGCAGGGAAGGTTCAGACAGAACCTTCTGGGTAAACGTGTTGACTATTCAGGACGTTCTGTTATTGTTGTTGGACCGGAGCTAAAAATATACCAGTGTGGTCTTCCAAAGGAAATGGCACTTGAGCTTTTCAAGCCTTTTGTTATGAAAAAGCTTGTTGAAAAAGGAATTTGCAACAATATCAAAAACGCCAAAAAGGCAGTGGAAAGACAGAGAAGTGAAGTATGGGATATACTGGAAGAAGTTATAAAAGACCATCCGGTTTTGCTAAACCGTGCTCCAACATTGCACAGGCTTGGTATTCAGGCATTTGAGCCAGTACTTGTTGAAGGAAGAGCTATAAGACTCCATCCTCTGGTGTGCACAGCATACAATGCTGACTTTGACGGCGACCAGATGGCGGTGCATGTTCCACTGTCTGCAGAGGCACAGGCTGAGGCAAGGTTTTTAATGCTTTCTGCGAACAATTTGCTAAAACCTGCCGATGGTAAGCCTATTGTGGTTCCAACCCAGGATATGGTTCTGGGAATATATTACCTGACGCTTGAGAAGAAGGGTGACAGAGGCGAAGGGATGATATTCTCCTCAGAGGATGAGGCGCTTTTAGCGTATGATCATAAAGCGGTGGGGCTACATGCCAGAATCAAAGTAAAGAGGACGGTTGAGAAAGACGGTGAGGTTGTTTCGGGAATTGTTGAGACAACTGTAGGGAAAATTATACTGAATCAAGTAATTCCACAGAACCTGGGATTTGTCGACAGAAGCAAAAAGGAGAACTGGATAAAGTACGAGATAGATACGCTTGTTGATAAAAAAATGCTGGGCAAAATCATTGACAGGTGTATAAAAGTTTATGGAAATACTAAAACGGCAGAGATTTTGGATGAGATAAAAGAGCTTGGATTTAAATTTTCAACAAGGGGAGCAATCACAATTTCTGTATCCGACATGGTAATTCCAGAGGTTAAGCAAAAGCTCATAGCAGAGGCTGAGCAAAGGGTTGAGGAGATTGAAAAGCTATACAGGCATGGATTGATTTCGGATGAGGAGAGATATGAACAGGTAATTACTGTGTGGAATGAGACAAAGGACAGGATAACAGAGGAACTTATCCAGAATCTTGATGAGTTTAACCCGATATACATGATGGCAAACTCGGGGGCGAGAGGTTCAAAAAATCAGATAAGCCAGCTTGCAGGTATGCGTGGGCTTATGGCAAATCCATCCGGAAAGACCATAGAGATGCCTATTAAGTCAAACTTCAGAGAGGGCTTAAATGTTCTGGAATTTTTCATCTCTACACATGGTGCAAGAAAAGGGCTTGCAGATACAGCGCTAAGAACAGCTGACTCAGGTTATTTGACAAGAAGACTTGTTGATGTTGCTCAGGATATTATTGTTCGTGAAGAGGACTGTGGTACAAGCAAAGGTGTTTGGGTGGAAGAGATAAGGGATGGCACAGAGGTAATTGAGACGCTTGAAGAAAGGATAATAGGAAGATATGCTGCCGAAGATATTGTACATCCGCAAACTGGAGAGATCATAGTAAGAAGGAATGAGGTTATAACAGATAATAATGCAAACAGAATAGTAGAGGCTGGTATAAAGAGTGTGTATGTAAGGTCAGTGCTTGAATGCAAAACAAAATATGGAGTTTGTGCAAAGTGTTATGGGCTTGACCTTGGCACAGGACAGCCGGTAAACGTTGGTGAAGCAGTGGGTATTATTGCTGCTCAGGCTATAGGTGAACCGGGAACACAGCTTACAATGAGAACATTCCACACAGGTGGTATTGCAGGGCAGGACATTACACAGGGTCTTCCGAGGGTTGAAGAGCTATTTGAAGCAAGAAAACCAAAAGGAGTTGCTATAATTTCTGAGATAGAAGGGTATGTTTCTATAAAGGAAGATAAGAAGAAGACTATCACAGTGCGCAACGACAATGGAGAGGAAAGGACTTATGAAGTGCCATATGGTGCAAGGTTGAAAGTGAATGATGGGGATTATGTAAAAGCAGGAGATGAACTTACAGAAGGTTCACTCAATCCACATGATTTGCTGAGGATAAAAGGACCAAGAGGGGTTCAGAGCTATCTTCTGGCAGAAGTCCAGAAAGTTTACAAGATGCAGGGTGTTGATATAAATGATAAACACATAGAAATAATAATCAGGCAGATGATGAAAAAGGTCAAAATTGAAGATGCGGGTGATACAGAGCTTTTGCCGGGCGATATTGTAGAGATTCACAGGTTTGAAGAAGAGAATGACAGAGCGATAGCAGAAAGCAAACGTCCTGCTCTTGGAAGAAGGGTGCTTCTGGGTATTACAAAGGCAGCACTGTCAACAGAGTCGTTTTTGTCTGCTGCATCTTTCCAGGAGACAACAAGAGTTTTGACCGATGCAGCAATTAAGGGTAAAGTGGACCCACTGATTGGTCTTAAAGAGAATGTTATCATAGGCAAGCTAATTCCAGCAGGAACTGGAATGGCAAAATACAGAAATATTGTGGTTCAAGAAAAAGTATAA
- a CDS encoding L7Ae/L30e/S12e/Gadd45 family ribosomal protein, whose protein sequence is MSSDLEALKTSPKTVGARQTAQAIQKGKAKIVFVAKDSDEWVVRDIIEMCKQKGIKLVFVDSKKELGKICGISVAASSAAIIE, encoded by the coding sequence TTGTCATCAGACTTAGAAGCCTTAAAAACTTCTCCTAAGACAGTAGGGGCGCGCCAAACTGCCCAAGCTATCCAGAAAGGGAAAGCCAAAATAGTATTCGTGGCAAAAGATAGCGACGAATGGGTAGTGAGGGATATTATAGAGATGTGCAAACAAAAAGGTATAAAGCTTGTGTTTGTTGATTCCAAAAAGGAACTTGGAAAGATTTGCGGTATAAGTGTGGCAGCATCCTCTGCCGCAATAATTGAATAA
- the rpsL gene encoding 30S ribosomal protein S12 — protein sequence MPTINQLVRYGREKKIDKSKAPALQKGFNSLKKKYYDISCPQRRGVCTVVKTVTPKKPNSALRKVARVRLTNGIEVTAYIPGIGHNLQEHSVVLVRGGRVKDLPGVRYHIVRGTLDCAGVANRRQGRSKYGAKRPKQQAAGAAKK from the coding sequence ATGCCAACAATAAACCAGCTTGTAAGATATGGGCGTGAAAAGAAGATTGATAAGTCAAAAGCACCAGCGCTCCAGAAAGGTTTTAATTCACTTAAAAAGAAGTACTATGATATAAGCTGTCCACAGAGAAGAGGTGTTTGTACAGTTGTAAAAACTGTTACACCAAAGAAGCCAAACTCTGCTTTAAGAAAGGTTGCCAGAGTAAGGCTTACAAATGGTATTGAAGTGACAGCATACATTCCTGGTATTGGTCACAACCTGCAGGAACACTCTGTTGTTCTTGTAAGAGGTGGAAGAGTCAAGGACCTGCCGGGTGTAAGGTACCATATTGTAAGAGGAACTCTTGACTGTGCTGGTGTTGCTAACAGAAGACAGGGCCGTTCCAAATATGGAGCAAAAAGACCAAAGCAGCAGGCAGCTGGCGCGGCAAAGAAATAA
- the rpsG gene encoding 30S ribosomal protein S7: protein MPRKGPAKKREILPDPVYNDRVVAKLINKVMKDGKKSIAQKIVYGAFDIVREKTGKDPLEVLEQALNNVMPVLEVRPRRVGGATYQIPIEVSPDRRLSLGVRWLVEYARERKDKRTMREKLAAEIMDAANNTGGAVKKKEDTHRMAEANRAFAHYRW from the coding sequence TTGCCAAGAAAAGGACCAGCAAAGAAAAGAGAAATATTGCCAGATCCAGTCTATAATGACAGAGTGGTGGCAAAGCTTATAAACAAGGTAATGAAAGATGGAAAAAAATCTATTGCACAGAAGATAGTATATGGTGCATTTGATATAGTTAGAGAAAAAACCGGTAAAGATCCGCTTGAGGTGCTGGAACAGGCACTTAATAATGTTATGCCAGTACTTGAGGTAAGGCCAAGAAGAGTTGGTGGTGCAACATATCAGATTCCGATTGAAGTATCACCTGACAGAAGACTTTCGCTTGGTGTTAGATGGCTTGTTGAATATGCAAGGGAAAGAAAAGACAAAAGAACAATGAGGGAAAAGCTTGCTGCAGAGATTATGGATGCAGCAAACAATACAGGCGGTGCAGTCAAGAAGAAAGAAGATACACATAGAATGGCAGAGGCAAATAGAGCATTTGCACATTATAGATGGTAA
- the fusA gene encoding elongation factor G — translation MPRQFPLEKTRNIGIMAHIDAGKTTTTERILFYTGKVHKLGEVHEGTATMDWMEQEQERGITITSAATTCEWRGHRINIIDTPGHVDFTVEVERSLRVLDGAIAVFCAKGGVEPQSETVWRQADKYRVPRIAYVNKMDIMGANFFNVIEMMKERLGANPVAIQVPIGKEDTFRGVVDLLTMKAIIYVDDLGKVSQETEIPDDVKDVAEEYRTKLLEAVAETDEEIMVKYLEGEEITVDELKAAIRKATINMQMTPVLCGSSYRNKGVQPLLDAVVDYLPSPVDIAAVKGFSPDTGEEIERRTSEDEPFCALAFKIMSDPYVGKLTFLRVYSGILHAGSYVYNSTKNKKERVGRLLQMHANHREDIDAVYAGDICAAIGLSNTTTGDTLCDENHPIILESMEFPEPVIQVAIEPKTKADQEKMGIALQRLSEEDPTFRVSTNHETGQTLIAGMGELHLEIIVDRMKREFKVDVNVGKPQVAYKETIKKSVKVEGKYIRQSGGRGQYGHVWLELEPLERGKGYEFVNKIVGGVIPKEFIPSVDAGVQEAMQTGVLAGYPVVDVRVTLFDGSYHEVDSSDMAFRIAAAQAFREGMKKADPVLLEPIMKVEVVVPEEYMGDVMGDINARRGRIEGMELRGNAQVIRAYVPLAEMFGYATDLRSKTQGRGTYTMQFDHYEEVPKNIADKILEMKNK, via the coding sequence TTGCCCAGGCAGTTTCCGCTTGAAAAAACAAGAAATATAGGTATTATGGCTCATATAGATGCAGGGAAAACTACAACAACAGAGAGAATTCTTTTCTATACCGGTAAGGTTCATAAACTGGGAGAAGTCCATGAAGGTACAGCTACCATGGACTGGATGGAACAGGAACAGGAAAGAGGTATTACAATAACCTCGGCTGCTACAACCTGTGAGTGGAGAGGGCACAGAATAAACATCATTGACACACCAGGGCATGTTGACTTCACGGTTGAAGTAGAAAGGTCTCTGCGTGTGCTTGACGGTGCAATAGCTGTATTCTGTGCAAAAGGCGGTGTTGAGCCACAGTCAGAGACTGTGTGGAGACAGGCGGACAAGTATCGTGTTCCGAGAATTGCGTATGTTAACAAGATGGATATAATGGGTGCTAACTTCTTCAATGTCATTGAGATGATGAAGGAAAGACTGGGTGCCAACCCTGTTGCGATTCAGGTACCAATTGGCAAAGAGGACACTTTCAGAGGTGTTGTAGACCTTCTTACAATGAAGGCTATTATATATGTAGATGACCTTGGTAAGGTTTCTCAGGAGACAGAAATTCCAGATGATGTAAAAGATGTTGCAGAAGAGTATCGCACAAAACTTTTAGAAGCGGTGGCTGAAACAGATGAAGAGATCATGGTAAAATATTTAGAAGGTGAAGAGATTACAGTTGATGAGCTCAAAGCTGCTATAAGAAAAGCAACAATAAACATGCAAATGACACCTGTTTTGTGCGGTTCGTCATATAGAAATAAAGGTGTTCAGCCACTTTTAGATGCTGTTGTTGACTATTTACCATCACCGGTTGACATTGCAGCTGTTAAAGGATTTTCGCCTGACACTGGCGAAGAGATTGAAAGAAGAACAAGTGAAGATGAGCCATTCTGTGCTCTGGCGTTTAAGATTATGTCTGATCCATATGTTGGTAAGCTCACATTCTTAAGGGTTTACTCGGGTATACTTCATGCAGGTTCCTATGTATATAACTCAACAAAGAACAAGAAAGAGAGAGTTGGAAGACTTCTTCAGATGCATGCAAATCACAGAGAAGACATTGATGCAGTATATGCAGGTGACATTTGTGCAGCAATAGGTCTTTCCAATACAACAACAGGTGATACCCTGTGTGATGAAAACCACCCGATAATACTGGAGTCAATGGAATTTCCAGAGCCTGTTATTCAGGTTGCAATTGAACCAAAGACAAAGGCTGACCAGGAAAAGATGGGTATTGCACTGCAAAGACTTTCTGAAGAGGACCCGACATTTAGAGTGTCAACAAACCATGAAACAGGTCAGACACTAATTGCAGGTATGGGTGAGCTGCATTTAGAGATTATTGTTGACAGAATGAAAAGAGAGTTCAAAGTGGATGTAAACGTTGGTAAACCACAGGTTGCTTACAAAGAGACAATTAAAAAGTCGGTCAAGGTTGAAGGTAAATACATCAGGCAATCAGGTGGTAGAGGTCAATACGGTCATGTATGGCTTGAACTTGAGCCGCTTGAAAGAGGCAAGGGATATGAATTTGTTAACAAGATTGTTGGTGGTGTGATTCCAAAAGAATTCATACCATCGGTGGACGCGGGAGTTCAGGAAGCTATGCAGACAGGTGTTCTGGCAGGGTATCCTGTTGTGGATGTAAGAGTAACTCTGTTTGATGGTTCTTACCATGAAGTTGACTCAAGTGACATGGCGTTCAGGATTGCGGCGGCTCAGGCTTTCAGAGAGGGTATGAAAAAGGCAGACCCGGTTCTGCTGGAACCTATTATGAAGGTTGAAGTTGTTGTGCCCGAAGAGTATATGGGCGATGTAATGGGTGATATTAACGCAAGAAGAGGTAGAATTGAAGGTATGGAACTCAGAGGAAATGCGCAGGTTATCCGTGCATATGTTCCACTTGCTGAAATGTTTGGATATGCAACAGACCTGAGGTCTAAAACACAGGGTCGTGGCACATATACAATGCAGTTTGATCACTATGAAGAGGTTCCAAAGAATATTGCTGATAAGATTCTTGAAATGAAGAACAAATAA
- the tuf gene encoding elongation factor Tu, whose amino-acid sequence MAKAKFERTKPHVNIGTIGHVDHGKTTLTAAITKVLALKGKAQFMAYDQIDKAPEERERGITINTAHVEYETDARHYAHVDCPGHADYVKNMITGAAQMDGAILVVSAADGPMPQTREHILLARQVNVPYIVVFLNKVDMVDDPELIELVEMEVRELLSKYGYPGDEVPIIKGSALKALESTSQDPNAPEYQCILELMDAVDKYIPTPQRDIDKPFLMPIEDVFSITGRGTVVTGRVERGTLKTGEEVEIVGFAPEPRKTVVTGIEMFRKVLDEAVAGDNVGCLLRGIQKNEVERGQVLAKPGTIKPHTKFKAQVYVLTKEEGGRHTPFFNGYRPQFYFRTTDVTGTITLPEGVEMCMPGDNVEMTVELISPIAIESGLRFAIREGGRTVGAGSVTTIIE is encoded by the coding sequence ATGGCAAAGGCTAAATTTGAAAGAACAAAACCACACGTAAACATAGGTACAATTGGACACGTTGACCATGGTAAGACAACATTGACAGCAGCAATCACAAAGGTTTTGGCGCTAAAAGGTAAAGCTCAGTTTATGGCTTATGACCAGATTGACAAGGCTCCAGAGGAAAGAGAAAGAGGTATCACAATCAACACAGCACACGTTGAGTATGAGACAGATGCAAGACACTATGCACACGTTGACTGCCCAGGACATGCTGACTATGTAAAGAACATGATAACAGGTGCTGCTCAGATGGATGGTGCTATCCTGGTTGTATCTGCAGCAGATGGTCCAATGCCACAGACAAGAGAGCACATTTTGCTTGCAAGACAGGTTAACGTTCCATACATCGTTGTATTCCTCAACAAGGTAGACATGGTAGACGACCCAGAATTAATTGAGCTTGTTGAGATGGAAGTTAGAGAGCTTCTGTCAAAGTATGGTTATCCTGGTGATGAGGTACCAATCATTAAAGGTTCTGCTTTAAAGGCGTTGGAGTCAACATCACAGGACCCGAATGCACCGGAGTATCAGTGCATTTTAGAGCTTATGGATGCGGTTGACAAATACATTCCAACACCACAAAGAGACATTGACAAACCATTCTTGATGCCAATTGAGGACGTGTTCTCAATTACAGGTAGAGGTACAGTTGTTACAGGTAGAGTTGAAAGAGGAACACTCAAGACAGGCGAAGAGGTTGAAATTGTTGGTTTTGCACCGGAGCCAAGGAAGACTGTTGTAACAGGTATTGAGATGTTCAGAAAGGTACTTGACGAAGCAGTTGCAGGTGACAACGTAGGTTGCTTGCTCAGAGGTATCCAGAAGAATGAGGTTGAAAGAGGTCAGGTTCTTGCAAAGCCAGGCACAATCAAACCTCACACCAAATTCAAAGCACAGGTTTATGTACTGACAAAAGAAGAGGGTGGAAGACATACACCATTCTTCAACGGTTACAGACCGCAGTTCTACTTCAGAACAACAGACGTTACAGGTACTATTACACTACCAGAGGGTGTTGAAATGTGCATGCCTGGCGACAATGTTGAGATGACAGTTGAACTTATTTCCCCAATTGCAATTGAATCAGGACTCAGATTTGCTATCCGTGAAGGCGGAAGAACAGTTGGTGCAGGTTCTGTTACAACAATAATCGAGTAA
- the hflX gene encoding GTPase HflX, whose product MARIREYYRDLIEKLRRYKSDEYMIDQFIYNGLKEISQKLNKEVAVIMNRKGNIEEVVIGEKDKIEIEDKLKPQKKAAIIHTHLTNQSSPSMSDLSTLILEKYDYIMTVSLKTEEATVAFWGKALKDIEILGPFKVEYFYGFDISHKISEIDRKQKEREKIYDIDSDKIEEKALLVDVWARSDSEIDKYLFDELESLCHTAGVKVIDRVVQVRRNIDPAYFIGRGKVEEILQICQQKDIDVVIFNRELTPAQIKNLEEALLRKVIDRTDVILDIFARRARTKEGKLQVELAQLLTLLPRLRGMGTILSRLGGGIGTRGPGETKLELDRRHIQRRIEEIKKELEKVKKSREIQRKSRIENNAPVVSIIGYTNAGKSTLMNVLSKADVLVEDKLFATLDTTTRRVYHKGKEFLVTDTVGFIRNLPHHLVEAFSSTLEEVRYSNLILNVVDVSDPFYFEHIKVSEDLLKQLGADNIPIIRVYNKIDKVNSFDLHIFDRVPSVFISAKNKAGIDRLLDMIVERI is encoded by the coding sequence ATGGCAAGGATAAGAGAATACTACAGAGACCTCATTGAAAAGCTCAGGCGCTACAAAAGCGACGAGTATATGATAGACCAGTTTATCTACAATGGTTTAAAAGAAATCTCCCAGAAACTGAATAAAGAAGTTGCTGTGATAATGAACAGGAAGGGTAACATTGAAGAGGTTGTAATTGGAGAAAAGGATAAGATAGAGATTGAAGATAAACTTAAGCCTCAGAAAAAAGCAGCCATCATCCATACTCATCTGACAAACCAGTCCAGCCCCTCTATGAGTGATTTGTCAACACTGATTTTGGAAAAATATGATTATATAATGACAGTTTCGCTAAAGACAGAAGAAGCGACTGTAGCGTTTTGGGGTAAAGCACTTAAAGATATTGAAATACTCGGTCCTTTTAAGGTTGAGTATTTCTATGGATTTGACATATCACACAAAATTTCAGAAATTGACCGAAAGCAAAAAGAAAGAGAAAAAATCTATGATATTGATAGTGATAAGATTGAAGAAAAGGCTCTTTTGGTTGATGTGTGGGCAAGAAGTGATTCTGAAATTGACAAATATCTGTTTGATGAACTTGAAAGCCTGTGTCACACAGCAGGTGTAAAGGTAATTGACAGGGTTGTCCAGGTAAGACGCAACATAGACCCTGCATATTTTATAGGCAGGGGTAAAGTGGAAGAGATCTTACAAATATGTCAGCAAAAAGACATTGATGTTGTAATCTTTAACAGGGAGCTGACTCCGGCACAGATAAAGAATCTTGAAGAGGCCCTTTTGAGAAAAGTAATTGATAGAACAGACGTCATACTTGACATATTTGCAAGAAGGGCAAGGACAAAAGAAGGAAAACTTCAGGTGGAGCTTGCCCAGCTTCTTACGCTGCTTCCACGACTTCGTGGAATGGGGACCATACTTTCAAGACTTGGTGGTGGGATTGGCACAAGAGGTCCCGGTGAGACAAAGCTTGAGCTTGATAGAAGACATATCCAAAGACGTATAGAAGAGATCAAAAAGGAACTTGAAAAGGTAAAGAAAAGCAGAGAAATACAGAGAAAAAGTAGAATAGAGAACAATGCCCCGGTTGTTTCTATTATAGGTTATACAAATGCCGGCAAATCAACTTTGATGAACGTACTTTCAAAAGCAGATGTACTTGTTGAGGATAAGCTATTTGCTACTCTTGATACCACAACAAGAAGAGTGTACCATAAAGGTAAAGAGTTTTTGGTTACAGATACAGTTGGTTTTATACGCAACCTTCCACATCATTTGGTAGAAGCCTTTTCTTCAACTCTTGAAGAGGTGAGATATTCAAATTTAATTTTAAATGTTGTGGATGTATCAGACCCGTTCTACTTTGAACACATAAAAGTCTCGGAGGATTTACTAAAGCAGCTTGGTGCTGACAACATTCCTATTATTAGAGTGTATAACAAGATTGATAAAGTCAACTCTTTCGATTTGCACATTTTTGACCGGGTTCCGTCTGTTTTTATTTCAGCTAAAAATAAAGCAGGTATTGACAGGCTTCTTGATATGATTGTTGAGAGGATATAA
- a CDS encoding NUDIX hydrolase, with amino-acid sequence MLIRNCAGGVVFYQGKIFIMKNEKGEWVFPKGVIRNGEIAPEVAVRRVKEEVGIDASILSTAGQTSYEFYSVTRQKPVCNKIVWYIMEAKSPEFLKENKEENVYDAGYFDIEEALQKITYSQDKALASCAYQQYKQLVNI; translated from the coding sequence GTGCTTATTAGAAACTGTGCTGGTGGGGTTGTATTCTATCAGGGCAAAATTTTTATTATGAAAAATGAAAAAGGTGAATGGGTGTTTCCCAAGGGCGTTATCAGGAACGGTGAGATTGCACCTGAGGTTGCTGTAAGACGGGTAAAAGAAGAGGTTGGGATTGATGCTTCAATTCTGTCAACTGCAGGTCAAACAAGTTACGAATTCTATTCGGTGACACGTCAGAAGCCAGTGTGCAATAAAATAGTCTGGTATATCATGGAGGCAAAATCCCCGGAGTTTTTGAAGGAGAATAAAGAAGAGAATGTATATGATGCAGGATATTTTGATATTGAAGAGGCTCTTCAGAAGATTACTTATAGTCAGGATAAGGCTTTGGCTTCCTGTGCGTATCAGCAATACAAGCAGCTTGTGAATATTTAA
- a CDS encoding YigZ family protein codes for MGFKTIRENTRAEIVEKKSRFIASIFRVENQQEVDFYLNEIRKEFYDATHNVYAYTYGIEYPVQKYSDDGEPQGTAGLPVMEVIRKNGLSNVLLVVTRYFGGILLGASGLVRAYTQAAAVCIEKAGVLEYHECEKIAITVDYPDYEKVRWLIEKNRTKILEIEYSQVVDILVLVKAEHADEFVKLLSDLTGGNFLVERKGLCLEAI; via the coding sequence ATGGGCTTTAAAACTATAAGAGAAAACACACGAGCAGAGATTGTAGAAAAAAAATCCAGATTTATTGCCTCAATATTTAGAGTGGAAAATCAGCAGGAAGTGGATTTTTATTTAAATGAAATACGAAAAGAGTTTTACGATGCAACTCATAATGTATATGCCTATACATATGGCATTGAATATCCGGTTCAAAAATACTCGGATGATGGAGAACCACAGGGCACAGCAGGGCTGCCTGTGATGGAGGTTATAAGAAAAAACGGGCTTTCCAATGTTCTGCTGGTTGTTACCCGTTATTTTGGTGGAATACTCCTTGGTGCATCAGGACTTGTGAGAGCGTATACCCAGGCTGCCGCAGTTTGTATTGAAAAGGCAGGAGTTTTGGAGTATCATGAGTGTGAGAAGATAGCCATAACTGTGGATTATCCTGACTATGAAAAAGTCAGGTGGTTGATTGAGAAAAATAGGACTAAAATACTTGAAATAGAATACTCGCAGGTGGTGGACATCCTTGTTTTGGTGAAAGCAGAACATGCCGACGAATTTGTAAAATTACTTTCTGACCTTACAGGGGGTAACTTTTTGGTCGAAAGAAAAGGCCTGTGTCTTGAAGCAATTTAA